ATGCGTGGCTCCATGCCCGGGGAGTCTAACGGCCGGCCGGGCCGCAGCGGGACCGCGCCCGCTCCACCGCCTCCAGGACCTGATGCTGGAAGGCGCGGACGCGGGCGGGGTCGAGGGGGTGGGAGGGGTCGCCGTGGCGGATGGCCAGGGCGGTGGTGACGGTCGCCGGGTCGCTGGCGCGGGTCAGGGCCCAGGCGGCGGCCTCCTGCTTGGAGGACCAGACGTCCTCTGTGGCGTAGCGCCAGCCGCGGCAGGCGTTGAGGACCGACTGCTCCAGGGCCGGCTCGTTGGCCTGGTGCCAGGCCAGGGATTCGCGGACCGCCTCCAGCTGCCAGCGGCGGGGGATGGGGCCGACCAGCTCGGCGGGCGGGGGGCCGGTCAGGGTGCGGCCATGGGCCCGGAGGATGGCCAGGTCGAGCAGGAACCAGTGGGCGGGCTCGTCCGCCGGGTCGAACGAGACGTGGAAGGGCATGCGGGGCCCGGCGTTGAGGTTGACCGCGAACCGTGGCCGCCGGGCCGGGGTGGCGACCGCGGCCCGGGCGTAGAGCACGAGCTCCAGGCCCCGCAGCGGCCAGGTCATGGCCAGCTCGCCCAGGCCGGCGGCCACGGCCTGGCGGCGCTCGTCCGGCGGGTCGGTGGCGCAGACGGCCACGACGTCGACGTCGCTCTGGGCCGCGACCCCGCCAAGGGCCCCCGACCCGATCAGGTAGGCGGCCACCAGCTCGTCGCCGAGCAGGCGCCGCAGCAGCCCGGCGGCGGCCCGGCCGCACGCCTCGACCTGGCCGGCCGGCTCCATCAGCGGGCGGGCGCCAGCTCGGCGACGACCAGGACCACCCGTCTGCGCGACCGGCCTGCCCGCATGCTGCCCGCTCCCCCTGCCGACGGTGTCCCTCCTCCATTGTCCCCGGACGGCCTCCTGTCCGGGGTGGTGCGTACAATCCCGGCCGTCGGCCGGACGCCGGAGGCGAGCATGACCCCGCTGCACGTGACCAACGGCGACATCGTCGCCGACCACCTGCGCCGCGCCGGGCTGGCTGCGGACGCGCTGGCCTGGGCCGACGTCCTGCACGAGGGGCCGGTCCCGGCCGGGCTCGACGACGCCGGGCTGCGCCGGGTCCGGGCCGAGTTCCTCGCCGGGGCGGACGGCGTCGACGCCGAGGCGGTGCGGCGCCGGTTCGAGGACCGCGACCGCGCCCTGGCCGCCGGCCGCGACGGCGGGTACCTGCTCTGGTTCGAGGCCGACCTGTACGACCAGCTCCAGCTCGCCCAGATCCTGGCCATGCTCCGCGACACCGGGGTGCCGCCGGACCGGGTCAGGCTGGTCTGCATCGGCGAGTACCCCGGCATCGCCCACTTCGGCGGGCTGGGCGAGCTCGAGCCCGGCCAGTTCCCCGGCCTGCTGGAGACCGCCGCCGCGCTGACCGACGGGGCCCTCGACCTGGGCGCCGCCGCCTGGGCGGCGCTGCGGGCGGCCGACCCCGGCGGGCTGGCCGCGATCGCGGCCAGCCGCTCGCCCGAGCTGCGCTTCCTCGGCGAGGCCTTCGACCGGCTCGGCCGCGAGTACCCCTCGACCCGCGATGGCCTCTCCCTGACCGAGCGGCGCCTCCTGGCCGCCATGCACGACGGGAGCGAGCCGAGCGCCGGGGCGGTGTTCGCCCGGCTGGGGGAGCGGGAGGCACGGCCGTTCCTGGCCGACCTGTTCTGCTTCCGGATCCTGGCCCGGCTGGCCGGGGGCCGGGTGCCGCTGGTCGAGCTCGACCCGCCGGCCGGGGAGGTGGCCGCCGCCACCCGCCTGCGCCTCACCGCGGCCGGTGGGCGGGTGCTGCGGGGCGAGGCCGACCACGTGGCCCTCAACGGCATCGACCGCTGGGTCGGAGGCGTCCACCTCCACGGGCAGGAGGCCCGCTGGCGCTGGGACGAGGGCACCGAGTCAGTCACCCGCGCGGCCGCCTGATTTCACCCGACCCGGGTGATGCGCGGCCGGGCGGCACCCGTCAGGCTCCCAGGCGTGACTTCCGCCTTCTCGTCCAGCTGGCCCGCCAGCCGCAACGAGTTCTGGTCCTGGCAGGTCAGGGGCGCCTGCCGGACGGCCGGGCCCGCGTTGTTCTACTCGCCCGAGGGCGAGCGTGGCTCCCGCAAACGGCGCCGCGAGAGCGCCGCCAAGGCGATCTGCGCCACCTGCGACGTGGCCGAGGTCTGCGCCGCCTACGCGCTCGCCTGGCGGGAGCCGTACGGCACCTGGGGCGGGCTGTCCGAGGCCGACCGGGAGACCCGCTACCCGGAGCTGGACCCGGCCCAGGCCAGCATCGCCTACCGCGACGCCCTGGCCGCCTGGTACCGCCGCGCCGAACTGGCCGGCGACCCGCTGGACGCCCCGGCGGTCAGCCTGAGCGGGTGATGTCCAGCCGGGCCGTCTGGTGCCGGAACTCCAGCGGCACCAGCAGCAGCCTGGTCGCCGTCAGCAGCCCGGGGGCATACGCCTCCCGCAGCCGGCGGAACTCCGCCCAGGCCCGCTCGTAGGGATGAAGCGGCACCCCGAGCCCGCGCAGGCGCTCGTAGGCCTCCCGGAACGGCGCCTCCTCGGTGGCCGCGCCGTCCGGCTCGGCCAGCCGGAGCCGGGCCGAGGCCATCCCCTGGAGGCTCTGCAGCAGCCTCGACGACCGCCGCCACAGCCGCGCCGCCGGCCCGACCCGGGGGCTGTCGACCGCGGCCAGGCAGATGGTGGCGGCGTCGAGCACCACCCCGAGCGCCGTCAGCCAGTTCTGGCCCGGCTGCCGGGAGCGGAACAGGGCCAGCATCGGGTAGGCGGTGTGGCTGTCGAACACCTCGTCGCACCACCGCTCCCAATCGGTGAACGCCGCCGCCACCGCCTGGCCGCCGCCGCTGGCGTAGCAGGCCTCCAGGAACCCGATCGGCGTGGTGGCCTCGTCCGACATGTCGTCCAGGGAGAGGAGCTGGACCTCCCGGCGGCTGTAGGCGCCGTACAGGGTGGGCAGGTAGCCGATGACCAGGGCCATGGTGACCAGCCCCATGAACGCCTCCAGCAGGACCAGCAGGCGGGCCAGGCCACCGGTGGGCACGAGGTCGCCGAAGCCGACGGTGAAGAACCCGACGCCGGCGAAGTAGACGGCGTCGAGGTAGCCGTCGACACCGGTGACGGCCGAGCGCAGCCCCCACCACACCGCGCCCCAGCCCATGACGAGCAGCACCACCCAGGTCACGAGCAGGCCGAGCAGCGACAACGGCCCGTAGACGGCCAGGAACCCCTCGCGCAGCTCCGGCTCGACCCGCTGCCCCAACGCGACCCAGGCGCGCCAGGTCCGCCGGTAGAAGACCTGGGTCGGCCAGCCCCGGCCGCGCCGGCGCCGGGTCGTGACCAGGGTGCTGACGGCGTCGGCGGCGGTGACGAGCACCAGCGCCAGCCCGGCGACCACGGCCAGGAGCTCGACGACACCGACGGCACTCAACTCGACCGCCACATTCGGGCGTCTGCTGAATTTCGTCAACGTCCCACACCTGTGGGCGAACTTGCGGTAGCGTCCCCCGCCGTTCGACGTGCCTTCCGTCTCCTTCCCCACGGAGGCCGCCTTGCTGTCGGCTGCCCGCTCTGCCGCCGCCCCGCGGCGATCCCTCACCCTCGTGCTCGTCGCCGCCCTGGCCGCGCCCCTGCTGGCGGCGCCGGCCAGCGCCGGCCCCCAGGACCGGGCCGAGCTCTCCCAGGTCCAGCGCAACCTGGAACGGATCCGCAAGGTCCTGGAGAACGCCAAGGCGGATGCCTCCGAGGTCGCCGCCGCCCTCGAACAGGCCGACCGGGACGTGGCCGCGGCCCAGGTCGCCCTGGCCGAGGCCGAGCGCCGGTTCCGGGCCGCCCAGGCCCGGCGGAAGCAGGCCGCCCTCGAGGCCGCCCGGGCCAAGCTGGAGGTCGAGGCCCAGCAGGCGGTGATCGACCGGCGGGCCTACGCGACCTACGTCAACAGCGGCGCCTCGGCCATGCTCACCCTGGTCGTCGACGCCGACAGCGTCGGCGACCTGCTCGACCGCTCCAAGCTGCTCGACAACGTGGCCAAGGCGGCCAACAACGAGCTCCAGGCGCTGGTCGACGCCAAGGTGGCGGCCGACGCGGCCCGGCGCCGGGCCGTCGCGGCCGAGGAGCAGGCCGCCGAGGAGGAGGCGCGGATGCGCGCCCGCGCGGCCGAGCTGGAGGCGATCCGGGCCGCCCGGGCCGCCGCCCAGCAGGTCCTTGAGGCCAAGATCGACTCGCTCCAGGCGCGCCAGGGCTCGCTGCGGGCCAGGTCGGGCCGGCTGATCCGCAAGATCAAGGCCGAGGAGGCGGCGCGCCGGCGCGCCGCCGAGCGGGCCCGCAAGGCCCGGCTGGCCCGCCTGGCCCGGCAGCGGGCGGCGTCCTCGGGCCCGACCGTCCTCTCCAGCGACAGCGACGGCGGGCACCTCGGCGGGCCCAACACGAGCAGCTACAACTATCTCACCCCGACCGCCAAGCGGCTGTACGGGCTGGTGGTCAGGACCTTCGACGTCCACTCGATCGGCGGCTGGCGGCCGTACGGGTCGGTGCCGGGCAGCGACCACCCCCGCGGCCGGGCGCTCGACGTGATGACCTGGTCCAACCGTTCCCTGGGGTGGCGGATCGCCAGCTGGGCCGCCGGCAACGCCTACGCGCTGGACGTCAAGTACGTGATCTTCAACGGCCGCATCTGGACCCGGGGCCGGGGCTGGCACGGCTACCGCCACCCTTCCGACCCCTGCAACTGCAACCCGACCCTGCGCCACGACGACCACGTGCACATCTCGGTGCTCTGGTAGGCCGTGGCCCTCAGCGGTGGCCCGGCGCCAGGACGGGCCCCGACGACAGCTCGCGCAGCCGGATGAGGACGCTCGCGTCGCAGGCCGGGTCGCCGCACTCGCGCGGGAGCCGTCGACCGTCAGCGTCCGGGCACGATGCCCCCTGGCCTCCCGCTCGATCGTCTCGCCCAGCAGCAGATACAGCGCCATCGGGCCAGCACCCGGACACGATACCCACCCGGCTGATTGGTCTCCTCGCTCCGGGGTAGTACGGA
This DNA window, taken from Actinomycetota bacterium, encodes the following:
- a CDS encoding DUF1835 domain-containing protein; its protein translation is MTPLHVTNGDIVADHLRRAGLAADALAWADVLHEGPVPAGLDDAGLRRVRAEFLAGADGVDAEAVRRRFEDRDRALAAGRDGGYLLWFEADLYDQLQLAQILAMLRDTGVPPDRVRLVCIGEYPGIAHFGGLGELEPGQFPGLLETAAALTDGALDLGAAAWAALRAADPGGLAAIAASRSPELRFLGEAFDRLGREYPSTRDGLSLTERRLLAAMHDGSEPSAGAVFARLGEREARPFLADLFCFRILARLAGGRVPLVELDPPAGEVAAATRLRLTAAGGRVLRGEADHVALNGIDRWVGGVHLHGQEARWRWDEGTESVTRAAA
- a CDS encoding aminoglycoside adenylyltransferase domain-containing protein → MEPAGQVEACGRAAAGLLRRLLGDELVAAYLIGSGALGGVAAQSDVDVVAVCATDPPDERRQAVAAGLGELAMTWPLRGLELVLYARAAVATPARRPRFAVNLNAGPRMPFHVSFDPADEPAHWFLLDLAILRAHGRTLTGPPPAELVGPIPRRWQLEAVRESLAWHQANEPALEQSVLNACRGWRYATEDVWSSKQEAAAWALTRASDPATVTTALAIRHGDPSHPLDPARVRAFQHQVLEAVERARSRCGPAGR
- a CDS encoding WhiB family transcriptional regulator; translation: MTSAFSSSWPASRNEFWSWQVRGACRTAGPALFYSPEGERGSRKRRRESAAKAICATCDVAEVCAAYALAWREPYGTWGGLSEADRETRYPELDPAQASIAYRDALAAWYRRAELAGDPLDAPAVSLSG
- a CDS encoding potassium channel family protein; protein product: MSAVGVVELLAVVAGLALVLVTAADAVSTLVTTRRRRGRGWPTQVFYRRTWRAWVALGQRVEPELREGFLAVYGPLSLLGLLVTWVVLLVMGWGAVWWGLRSAVTGVDGYLDAVYFAGVGFFTVGFGDLVPTGGLARLLVLLEAFMGLVTMALVIGYLPTLYGAYSRREVQLLSLDDMSDEATTPIGFLEACYASGGGQAVAAAFTDWERWCDEVFDSHTAYPMLALFRSRQPGQNWLTALGVVLDAATICLAAVDSPRVGPAARLWRRSSRLLQSLQGMASARLRLAEPDGAATEEAPFREAYERLRGLGVPLHPYERAWAEFRRLREAYAPGLLTATRLLLVPLEFRHQTARLDITRSG